Part of the Lolium rigidum isolate FL_2022 chromosome 6, APGP_CSIRO_Lrig_0.1, whole genome shotgun sequence genome, aatgcgagctttctccttagacctttgtacatgcggcatagaggtacccctttgtgacacttggttgaaacatatgctatgcaatgataatccgtgttaatccaagctaattaggacaaggtgcgagcactattggtataatatgcatgaggcttgcaacttataagatgtcttatacataacacatatgctttattactaccgttgacaaaattgtttcttgttttcaaaatgaaaagctctagcacaaatatagtaatcaatgcttccctctgcgaagggccattcttctactttattgttgagtcagttcacctacttctttctatcttagaagcaaacacttgtatcaactcacgtgcattgattcttacatgtttacctattgcacttgttgtattgctttgtgttgacaattatccatgagatatatatgttacaagttgaaagcaattgctgaaacttatatcttcctttgtgttgcttcaatacctttactttgaatttattgctttatgagtaactcttatgcaagtcttattgatgcttgtcttgaaagtattattcatgaaaagtcttttatgattcatttgtttactcattatcttcatcattgctttgaatcgctgcattcatctcatatgctttacaatagtatgatcaagattatgatagcatgtcacttcagaaattatccttgttatcgtttacctactcgagggcgagtaggaactaagcttagggatgcttgatacgtctcaaacgtatctataatttcttatgttccatgctacttttatgatgatactcacatgttttatacacattatatgtcattattatgcattttccggaactaacctattgacgagatgccgaaggtccagttgctgttttctgctgtttttggtttcagaaatcctagtaaggaaatattctcggaatcagacgaaatcaatgcccatcatcctatttttccacgaagcgtccagaacacccgagagccagcagaggagggccacatggccaccagatgacagggtggcgcggccagggcctgggccgcgccccctattgtgtcacagcctcgtcagccctccgactccgcctcttcgcctatttaagggtccctgacctaaaacctcgatacggaaaagccacggtacgagaaaccttccagagccgccgccatcgcgaagccaagatccgggggataggagtctcctcgttccgcacgccgccggacggggaagtgcccccggaaggctcctccatcgacaccaccgccatcttcatcaccgctgatgtctcccatgaggagggagtagttctccatcgaggctaagggctgtaccggtagctatgttgttcatctctctctctcctatgtacttcaatacaatgatctcatgagctgctttacatgattgagatccatatgatgagtttgtaatctagatgtcgttatgctattcaagtggattttacttatgtgatctccggagactccttgtcccacgtgtgtaaagatgacaagtgtgtgcaccgtgtgggtctcttaggctatatttcacgtagaatacttattcaccgagttatgatttgagttggatgtctctatgaaattgtggtgtgttagtacctcctatgaatgctcacgagtgacgtcatggggtgtttattagtacttgggaatacatctttaaggtttgcctacatgatgaattagtgttcgttatcttgccgagagtaattcgaatagcatagtgaagtgcttatatttatattcaattatgattgcaatgttgagagtgtccactagtgaaagtatgatccctaggccttgtttccaaacatcgaatctccgtttacttaccgttcgttgcatgtttactcgctgccatattttattcagattgctattaccactcatatacatccatactacttgtatttcactatctcttcgccgaactagtgcacctatacatctgaaaagtgtattaggtgtgttggggacacaagagacttcttgtatcgtgattgcagggttgcttgagagggatatctttgacctcttcctccccgagttcgataaaccttgggtgatccacttaagggaaacttgctcgctgttctacaaacctctcgctcttggaggcccaacactcgtctacaagaatagaagcacccgtagacatcatacctcatcgagggccccaaacctcgggtaaatcgctctccccgcttgtccgcgaaccgatgtctcgtgtcggccctacaggattccatcaaccctaagccccaatcggagggcattgccgaggagtaccctcgacaatactCTTTGCACACGGTGAGTTTATTCAAGTgtagtcatcaaacacacaaaacatggggtttagactttgctctttcaacggGCTTTCCGACCACTTAACGTATTGCGGCATAGCCGGAAGCGTGGCATTCAGGATCCAGAGAGCAGACTTGTTAGCTTTGACCGTcggagttccgaggaaggtgtgatatgtTCCGGCACTCTTTTTGATGAAGGGGTTGGACTTATTAGTCGCGGAGCCCTCTTTTGGATCTCGGTGAAGCAtcgtcctcatccatcgcctcgaacCTGTCCTCATccttttccttgctcttgcccttTCCGCGCGCGCTTGTATCCCGCTTCCGGGTCGCCTTTtaggtcattgacccacttgcggttgcggttAGTATGGGAGGACTTGCTAGTAGCCGGATCCATGTGAGCCAGGCATGGCATGTCCCCgtactcttcataagtttggggagcgcggaaccCAATGGCTGTGACCTCGTCCgtgcgctgctggcccctgccggatcCGCCTCCACgttcgcggcctcttccgcctccttgacctccgcgttggaaatcCATGGCAACCATGTCGGATCTGTCGCTCTTCTGGTTGTCGAGgggattcttccgcttgttgttgttgctgccgcCACCGTTATCACGATTCTTCTTTTGCttgtgcaggggtatggctgtggcAGTAAGTTCTCCACATGCATCGTCATTAGCGGCGGTGTGAGTACTTGCAATgtcgatcatgtcatccaaagttagTTTGTTATCGTTGATCAGGCAAGTAAGCTTGTGCCGGGAGCGGTCCTCCCTCTCGTCGGACCACCTATGAAGGTGTGCATAGCCGTGCGGGTATCCACGTTCTCACACTCGTTGCTGGTTGCTAACCATCGAGTGAGGAAATTCCGTGAAGTTTCACCTTTTTCCGGATGCATGCTTGCGGGTCGCTTGTTGTGGCGAGTCTCTTGTAAGTGCCctcgaagtgtttctcgaaggaaATCTTCGGGTCGAACcatcaaaagatggagttttccgGGAGGTCACCGAGCCGTGTACGAgttggaccaataaggtacaactcGAAGTATGCGGCAAGCTATTTTCGGTTCCCTCCGACGAAGCTGATTGCATTGAAGTAGTCTTCGATCCACGTATCGAGCCTTTCGCTGCCATCGTAGTGCTTCAGATGTCtgggtagcttaaggttcaagccttttggcgttggctcctctcggatcatcccgccaaagcattttgggccaatgtattcagatctatattcgttgagacgttcccttgTGTCATGTGGGCCATTGCGGGAAGATTTTGAacgggagcgagatctccggcctccgcctccgcctccacctcctccaccgggtggtggggagggagatctcgCGAGGGGGCATGTGGGACcatttgcttccgccttcagattctccacgCCCTTCTCGTTGCCGACTCCGGCCGGTGGTTACCTTCTCCATGATGGCGGTCGCCTCCCTTGTTCCGGCTTCTTCGGGGCTCAGGCTCAcgttcttcgttccggctccGATGAGGTTCCGGTGTGCGCTCCGTGTTCCGATTCCTCTGAGGtaccacgttgtcgcggatgttaattccaccGGGCCCATGGGATCCGGTGTTTCCAACTCGGACTACGGTggcgaggtggtggaggaggatgcGGGATccgggcggaggtgacgggttccgtaCTTGTCCCTGCCAGTGTACATCGGATCATTTTCCTTCTTTGGGTCTGACGGAGGTGTTTTCgagggtacggggatcggatttggatgttctctggttcttcttctgcgctccgtggatccggtgcgcgattcatcgtcACGATGCTGCCTTCCGGAGGCGTCCTTCCGCGTGGTGGATACACATaattccggattggattccaacctcgcGCGAAGTGGTCTgccttactctgttgcttcattgccgAAGCTACGAGTgtgcggaggtggttgatgtcgatttcctcatctttcttggccaaaagttccgcagccttcttcatgttatcccttGGAGTTGTGAGCACCTGTTGATCGGTGGGGGTCGCAAAATTAATCTTTCGGGGGCCAATGGCCTCCCGGTGGAACTTGTCTGCTTCCGCTTCAGCATCGTCGATGATGCCTCTCCACCGTCGACGGAGTGCCTTGGCTTCTTGTAAGCATTCTGCAACTTTGCGTTCTCTTTTGAGGAAGTCCTGCATTACTTCTTCTGCCTCtcgcctttcctccagcatttgCCATTGCGGTGTTTGCAAATCTCTTGGCGGTAGCCAGCATTTCCATccttttggcttctagagcttcTGGATCCACGACATCGtccggagttattggcttgttgaggatttcCGAGTGTGGGATAGCACCTACGTCTGCTTGCTCGACGAGCTCTTCTGGGACCGATTTTCCCCATGCTTGATGCTACGTCCTTCTCCGGGATCTGGCGCAGCGCGACGACGTGGCCGCGAAGGCAGAGTCTCCGAATTGGACGGGCCTGGGAGTCCAAGGCCGGTCGGAGTCATTTCTTCTTCAGTTTCCTGCTCCAGCCCAGTTATGGTTGTGAGGACCTGCTTAGGCGGGGCGGATTCTGCTTCAGCTTCCTCCGAGTCTTCCAGTTCCTTCGTAAGGAGATTGTACTCTTCCGTGTCCATGGTGGTAGCATCGTCAGAGGTTGGGCTTAGATTGCCCGAGATTGATTCTTCTTTATCTACGACATCCTCCTCGCCGATCCGGAGCGTTGCTCGTCTCCGACAACTCGTTGTTGATCCGGAGCGTCGCCGTCTTCGGTAACCTCAACCTACATGGGTCCGGCTCCGTCCCGAGGAGGGGCGGTTCCtcgcggtatgtgcgaggaagtgcacgaagtggcacctttgcttctctaacacccgggagacccgggcggatccgcattggtcttccaccgtaatttcctcgctcgtgggcggattgggtgggttttgaaatttccggatctaaggcggaatcttcgttaGGAAGTTCCTCGCGTCTCGAATCGAATCTTTGTGATTGCGTCCCGCTCGGCAGCCAGGCCGCGTCGGCgtgacttaccagggcgtttcgTCGGAACCGACGGTCTcgtcgatgaagatgtgaatgccgccgatcgggacgatggagagcttgatggggtcggtcttagccggaatccagcactcgtcctcggaggacgatcggaaagtttccggcgtaaaggacacgccccacggtgatggattcgtcgtagcttcccatggcggaaccctcccggctccggcctcCCGTACTCCgccggccccatggtgggcgccaactatcgttgcctattcgacggttctccagaggagggatcctcatggagggaagaagaagtaggggccatcgggcggagagtcctcgggacggtggtatgcgatttacccagtttcggaacacctgcacgatgacatggggcctactgctgcttgtcttgaATTATCTGGgccctttcgcgttgttacaatgagttatggttgtgcctctagggctcccaggatccggtttATAAAGGCgctcagatctagggtttacacggagagtcctagccgaaatACAAGATTCCTAACTACGGAattttacattgccgtgcacgtcaaggatctaaCTTTCCTTATGCgccgtattggatccggatacttcatgggtcaTCATGGATCCGACTTCCTgcaaggtcggttaggatccggctcctgttcctaggctggacttcatccatcttctatcaacaacaactgggccgcctggTGGGCCATACACCTCACCaccatccgtgggccacccgggcttgccggatctagaccatgtcgttggcatacccataaagtatacccataaATTATACCCACAATAAAAACTATCCTTAGTTCCATGTTTGGAGACATGAAATGAGATAGTCGCACATTTCAAGATTGAAGTTGCTAAACTATAACGTAGAAGATAAAGAAGTTGAGGAACAACCATGTTATAGCAGTTTATAAAGGGATGTTCATGATTTTGATCTAATTGTTACTAACTTTGTTCTAAGTGATAAAAATATGTGATGTTTCATGTCTAGAGTTGTGAAGCCAAATGGCCACACATTTATAGCTTAATTATAAATTTTACTCCTAGGAAATTTCTATATATGCCTCTATGAAGTAGGATCTTAATTATATAAATTAACCGCAAAGATTTTTGGGGATAAGAAGACACACGGTTCGGATGTAGCAAAGCAAGTTGATAAGCACACAGATCACACACAATCGGGAGGACCACCGAGATAAACATCTCGTCCCAACTTTTCTAGAAAATGGTTAAAAAGGTTGGTCGATCGTGGCGCAAATACGTACATCCACCAGTAGACGACACACCGGAAAGAAGATGGAAACAAGTAACATATCTATATCTCTATATCTCCGCGACAAATACCAATGATATACGCCAATATATATGCATGTGTTTGCACGCATGCGCAATGTTAGCCCCGGTGGTGATGTCCATGCCTACGCAAATTTTGCTGGTCCCGCTTCTGCCCCCTAGCCCATTAACTGATCCATCATCACCTCGGTACTTGCAAGAGGATGTGATCGATGACACTTGTAAGCATGACCTTATACCTAGTATATGTATTGCCATATTTATGGTTCTATCTTTGCCATGGTTGTGAAATCCATGCATATATTATAATATTTGTTGATGTTGCTAGTTCTAATTAATGGATACCAATGCATGTGAGCATTTTTTTTATTTGCATCATAAAGGCAACATCAATAGAAGCATATCTTCCATGATCGAAGATGAGACAAGAAGTGGTAGCATGAAGAAGCATATGCATATGTTAACAAGAATGACACCAAAACCAAGTATGCTATCTGGCAATGCCATGACACGGAGAGGTTATAGGCCTCGCTACCTGTCGCCGCCCACAGAGGATGCCAAACATTGTAGAGATGGAAAGGAGAGGAAGCTATCTATCTATCTAGGTTGAGATGCATGCATCCATCCGTTGGTAATGGAAACAAATTAAACAAATTGCCAAACAAAAAGGTACAACAGATAGAGGCTTCTCTTGCAAGTGTCTTGCGGTGTCTATTTAAACATGCATCTGTGTTAATCAAATCCTCCATATCCATAAATCGGCTCTTGATTGCGTCCATTATCTGTAGAACTCCAGCTTCCAGTTCCCAAGTAGTTACCATGGGAGACCACCTTCATCAATATCATTACCAACAGAAGCAGCAAAATCAACAACATCAGCAACAACTAGAGCTCCCGCCAGGGTTCCGGTTCTACCCGACGGCACGAGCAGATCATAACCTACTACCTCGCCCCCAAGGTGACCGACAAGAACTTTGTCACCACCATCCTTATTGAGGTCGACCTCAATAAGTGTGAGCCGTGGGAGCTGCCCGAGAAGGCAAAGATGGGGGAACAAGAGTGGTACTTCTACTGCCAGAAGGACCGCAAGTACCCGACCGGGGTGCGCACCAATCGTGCCACCGTGGCGGGCTACTGGAAGGCTACCGGCAAGGACAAGGAGATCTTCGGCCCTTCGTCGTCGATGCTAATTGGCATGAAGAAGACATTGGTGTTCTATAAGGGCAGAGCTCCTAGTGGGGAGAAGACCAACTGGATCATGCATGAGTATAGGATCAAGGCCCGCAAGGAGGATAGGCCCTACGCCACAAGTAGCGGCACCCCCGCCCTAATCGCTACATCTAATACGGTACTTACATACTCCTTCGATCCATAATAAGAGTTAATGATTTAGTACTGATTTAATTCAAAGGTTGTACCAAGTCTTGGGAACCGGCTTTTAAAACTGAAGACCAGAGTGAAAAGAATGTAGTGAAGCCAGGGTACCGTAACATGAGTACCATATTATGTGATGTATTTAATTACTAGTTTAAACGAAATTTTACTACACTATAATTTTGTATGTATGTAGTTATTCTAAATGCATAACATAAATTTGATTTGTTTAGAATAATTTAAGTTGTTTTAGCCTTAATCATACAATTTGGAAAAGAGAAGTCATGGTATCGTAACTTACCTGACTTTGCTCCTCAACATTAGAGGATCATGTCCCCAAGTTTTCGACATTTATTTTTTATTACAGGGATTACTTATTTACTTGATTACTACTCATGACTTCATGAACATGCACATAGCTGCGTATTAATACCTACTCCGTTCGTTCCCTTTTAATTAACTCGAATTTAGTTTATCGTAGTTGATTAATCTACACTGATTTAATTTATTTGTGTTGGTAGGATGAGTGGGTGGTTTGCAGGATCTTCCACAAGAGCTCTGGGATCAAGAAGGTGGTGATTCCATCGTATGTCAAGGAGCGGAAGCCCATACCCATGCCCATGCGAGGAATCGAGCAGCAGCAATGCTTAGCCGTCGAGTCTGGTACCGCATGCATGCTGCCTCCTCTCATGGACTATGCCACATCATCGTCCACCttggcgccgctcccaccacaaCTACATGCGGCTTCCTCATACAAGTTGGACGCACCCGCCGTCGGCACGTCAACGATTGCCAAGGCGGGGCTACCAATGATGAATGAGCACTGCTTTGGAATCCAAGCACCACCCGGACGACGATGTTCCCACCGCCGACACCGATGTCATTCTACAACCAGCAGGATCAGATGCCGCTCCAAATGATGGACCAGAGTTTGATGGTCGGGGTGGAGCCAGGCAGCCAGCCGTCGTTGATGTTGTCGCAGGAGGACACTGCTGTGACTGGGTTGAGCGACAATGACGCTGCTGACGGCATCGATATCTCGTTGGTGGACATGCTCATGGATGACATGTGGAAGTACTGATGATATGATAGACCATATATATTGGTCGACCGCATTCTATATAGTGTGCTTGTGAGAAAGTGTATGCGTGCATGAGTAGTGTGGCATAGTCTCATGCTCGCCTGTCTTGTGCTAGTATCTCGATTGTGTGTATCTGTACTGGCTTGTATTTGCAACACCTGCGTATATCTACCTAGCTACATTTGCATATGTTGTAAAATACATGGCATGTTATTTTGAACCTATATGGAATAATAATAATTTTGTTCAATTACTAATATTTGATGTGATTTTATATTTCGAATTTCATTTGCACATCAAAATAAATAAGAGTTGTCGAAATGCTTCTACGATTTTGGCTATACACGTCTCCTTGGAAGCAGATCATTGTCCAATAACGAGCCCATGTAGACACACGGAGCCATCAGAATGAAGACCTTGTCTCTCACCCCCGGTCCTATCATGCGTCATGCCTCGAGATTCCGCGCGGTCCTCTCTTGCTCCGCCTCTCTGGACACTGGACCCCACTACTGCTCGGACCCGCGTCATAGATGCTGGGTAGAAGTGCGCTCGGTCGGTGTGTTTTAAGAAGCTGTGCGATCCCTACTTCCCACCATGCCTAGCCATGGGCTTCTCGGCCCGAAAAATCTAGGCCTGAAAATGTTGGCCCGATAACCGTGCTGGGCCGGGCCTAGTTAGCCCAAAACCGTATTTAACAATACGACCCAACCTGCGGTTCGACGGGCTTTGTGGGTATTTGGTCCGGGCCGGGCTAGGCTTGGGCCCGATTTTTTCGGCCGTCGGGTTTTTCTTGGCCCGGCCGGACACATGGCTTGGCCGCGCGAGGCGAAACGGTTTCTCCCGTCGTaggcccttagggcatctccaaccgggcgacccaaacggatggcccagcgcgtccgttttgggccgtttgcgtggccgagcggacgcgcggacagcggcccgcgtccgcgtgtccgtttgggtcgcgcgctgcgcccaacgcgcggacgcaccgcataatcggacaaatacgaaaagaaacgaaacatggaaattttaaacgatatttcataaacatatgccctattttgggcaaaatttatacatagccctattttgggcaaataatcgacaaaagaagccctatatggcttttaaatttaaactaaaaaccctctagtagggtttggtcggcggcgcggtggccgccggcgcgccgcctagcccccgtgggcaaagtcggcgtcgtcgtcgtcgtcgacgacgtccccggcggcgaggcaccgttgtggctcgaccgcgccggggactccggccacggagaccacggggcctcctcccgagCCGAGCGGGGGTCCGTCGGCCGACCCGAGGTAGCGGCGGCGCGGATAGCGCGCCGCTCCTCCCCGAGGCGCCTGCCGCCTctccgccgggcgcggcgcccggcctccggcggcgccgctcctccgcgcgacgcccggcctcccgccgccgccgctcctcgcgGCGCTCCCTCGTCCGCGCgcgcgcccggcctcctcccgccgcgccgcttcctcctcgtccCGTCGCGCCCGACGGGCTCGGGCGTAGAGCACCCGtagctccgcttcctcctccgccgcccgcgccgcttcctccggctcggAGGTACGGATGGCATCTCGAAGGTCCGGCcggttggcctcctcctccgccgccgagatgagcttggcggcgcggatgtccggtcctcctccgaggactcgggcttcgacgagcgcgagcggcggcggttgcggcaatgccgcgcgccgcgcggcggcctctccgatgtggaggccgcctcggtttcgtcGCCGatggccgcggccgccggcggaggccggcgcgcgctgctcgcctcgtcgtcgtgggCTCGGGAGCGAagccgcgcttcggggccatggcggcggtttctcgcgggagtggagtggggaccggagtggagTTCCGGATCCCCTCCGGGTCCCCATTTAATACCCCTCCCGGTCACCGCCGAGCGTGGCCCAAAGGAGACGAGGCGACGGacgccggacgcgagcggacggcgcgtgccatccgcggccacgcaaacctagccaatATTTGGGCCGggctttgcgtcgttccggacgcagcGTGGCCGTCCGCTATTGCgtgcgtcgccgcgttgggccgggattttgtccggatcgacccatccggacgcttgCGTGGGCGATCGGCGCCTGGTCGGAGATGCCCTTATGTCCAAAGAATACAAGTTGGGACATTTTATCGATTAACCCTCGCTTCCACTCCGACCACCACTACCCCCAATCCTCCACCATCTCCGCAAGCTCCTCCAATGGCCAGAGCAGATCCTGCCGCCGCAGATCCGGGCATTCCCGCCAAGGACGCGCCGGCCGAGGCGGCGCAGCGTCTCCGGCGGGTCCGCGCCAACCTCCGCCTCCCGGACCGGCCCTTCGCGGCGCTCTCCCGCGACCACGACGCCGGCCTCcgcgcgctccgcctcctcgacTTCGTCCGCCTCGACCTCCCCTCCTCGGGCGTCCCGCGCGCCGACCTCGTCGCCGACCTCGTCGCCAACTACTCCGCCACCCGCGGACGGAGCTCCGTCCGCGGCGAGCAGGTCGAGGTCTCCCTCGAGGCGTTCGCCAGGGCGCTCCACCTGCCCCCGCACGCTCCCCCGGCCGGCAGCGACGCGGACGGGGCTGCCcgggcctccgcctcccgggagtTCGCCAGGGTCTACATCGGGGCGCCGGCGGAGGCTTCCACCGGCATCAAGCGCCGGCTCCCCAGCATCTTCTTTGACAAGAATGTGAAGCGTGGGCCAGATTATACcacggagcttctgtgggagctgcTCAAGCAGGAGATGGAGCACATGGTCGAGAGCGAGAGCACCGGCTGCGTCAGCTACTACGCTGCCTTCCTGCAGAGGCTCATCTGGGTGCAGAGGCCCGAGCTCTTCCAGCCGCCGTCGTCGGAGGAGGCAGTCGCACCGGCGGCATTGTGCGTCCAGCCGCCACCGGAATCGCTGTCGTCCGAGGAGGCAGTTGCACCGACGGCATTGTGCCTCTGGAAGGCACAAGAGAGCAATCTGCCGACGATCCACGAGAACCACGAGTGCTGCTCCGAGTCTGACATCTGCAGGGCTGAAGCGAGCCCCAAGCAGGTTGACATGGCATCAAAGACAGCTTGGTCCGCTGTCTCTGACAAGGGATACATTCTAACTCAATCTCGTCAAGACGATGCTGTTCCGAGGAAGACTGCTAGTCGTCGTGCTCTTAGGTTTGAAGGATCAGACGTGGCTAATGAGGTCGGCCAGGACCTGCCTCCAgtcgttgctgctgctgctgctgctgcaccgTTGTTGGTGCTGGGTAAGAAAGGACCTGGCCGCCCTTGCAAAGTTCAGACTGCGCCGGTTGAGCCTGAGAATCGCAGCCCTTGTGAAGTTCAGACTGCCCTGGTTGAGCCTGAGAATCGCAGCACTTGTATAGTTCAGACTGCCCCTGTTGACCCTGAGAATCGCAGATTTACTCGTGGCAGCATCAAGAGCAATGGCTTTAAGCCCGCTCCTGTGGTGGATCAGCAAGCTAGGCCCAAGAAACAACTTAGTGCAAAAGTGGTGTTGAAGAAGCAGACACCTGCAAAAAACAAGAAGCAGACACCTGCAAGGCCACAAGGGACAATGATCAAGCAAATGAAAAGGAAGAAATGAGCATTCCAGCTACACCAATACATGTGATGCAAAAGGCTGGCAGGGACCTTGGGATAGAGCAGAGAACCTGACAAGGGACAATCTTTGAAGCTTACCCCTTCCTCTTCCAGTCCTTCAGCTGCTGATGATTAGCCTTTCCCTGTTAATTAGCCCGTATCTTTATTTCTCTGTTATATTTAGCTTGCTTTTCTAGAGAACCCTTCTGGTCTGTTTGTTTGGTAGAACCACCTGGTGCTAATGCTGCATGCAAGTGTCAAACTTTCATCTATATTTGGTTTATCAATGTGATGCTACTGTTGCCACTACACACTAACCAAACCAATCATGTGTAGATAAGCCCGACAGTCCTGAAAGACGCCTATTCCGAACCTCATTCTGCCAATCTGATAAGCTCTTCGCCAACTTCCCAGAGCCTCTCCGCCAAGGCGTCACTCTTCGCCAATTTGCTCGTCGTCTTGTTGCAGCTAATGGTTGAGCCCTGCATAAGAGGTAGTTTTTGCTCCCTGAAAAGCCACAGATTGCCTTCATTTAGACAAAAAAATAAATTGAGGACAAACTAAAAAATGGTAAAAATCCTTCAGTGCCTTCATCCTGTGACAGTTCGTCATTTATTTTCTTTGTCAAATATAGTCATAGGCATTGCTAGAAATAAGAATTAGTAACAACAAGTA contains:
- the LOC124664778 gene encoding uncharacterized protein LOC124664778; translation: MARADPAAADPGIPAKDAPAEAAQRLRRVRANLRLPDRPFAALSRDHDAGLRALRLLDFVRLDLPSSGVPRADLVADLVANYSATRGRSSVRGEQVEVSLEAFARALHLPPHAPPAGSDADGAARASASREFARVYIGAPAEASTGIKRRLPSIFFDKNVKRGPDYTTELLWELLKQEMEHMVESESTGCVSYYAAFLQRLIWVQRPELFQPPSSEEAVAPAALCVQPPPESLSSEEAVAPTALCLWKAQESNLPTIHENHECCSESDICRAEASPKQVDMASKTAWSAVSDKGYILTQSRQDDAVPRKTASRRALRFEGSDVANEVGQDLPPVVAAAAAAAPLLVLGKKGPGRPCKVQTAPVEPENRSPCEVQTALVEPENRSTCIVQTAPVDPENRRFTRGSIKSNGFKPAPVVDQQARPKKQLSAKVVLKKQTPAKNKKQTPARPQGTMIKQMKRKK